The region GGTTATCAGGAAGATCATGTCAGCATGGGAATGAATGCTTGTCTAAAATTGATGAGAATATATGAAAATATAATCTCGCTTGTCTCTATAGAGCTAATGTGTGCTACTAGAGCTCTGCAACTTAGAAGGCCTCTCAAGACATCACCAAAAAACGAAGAATTGTTTGAATCAACAGTACCATTGATTGATAAAGTTTCGGGCGATAGTTTTGTTCAGGATCAATTTGAAAGGATCAGATCATTTGTTTTAGAGAAAACCAGAGTTGTTATGAATGAATGGTGGAGAAGTTATGAATGAAAATATCTGGTTTGATGACATTGAACAGTTTCTCGTCTGCCCAAGGAGGTATTGCATAGAAAAAACATCCAGAAATTATGAACGTATACCAGACGAACAGAAAACAAGAGAATTGATGAAACTAAAATTTTCTATCGAAAAACCTGTAATCTCCGCCGATCTTTTCGGGAATACCCTCATCTCATCACCCGACGCGATAGTTCCCCATGGAGAGATGTGGAAGATTTTAATGAAAAAAACTGCCAAAAGATTTAAGAAGAAGTATTTGCTGGAAGCAGCTTTTCACGGATATGTTTTTTCAAGCAACGGATATATAATTTCTCAGGTTATTGTTGAATCGCCTTATTTTAGAGCAAGTATAGACTGGAAAGAAGGCATCCCTCATCTTTTTAGTGTTATAGAAAACATTGTTTATTCACAGATGGACGATCCTCCCGTGCCAAAACCTGTTTCTCAGTGCAAAACCTGCAGACACGTTCTTGAATGTACAAAAATACTTGTTAAAGAAGGGAGTTTGTTAGCGATACACGGTTTGAACAGCAAATTGAAGATGAAATTGATTGAACAAGGTGTGACAGATCTTCCGGATATTTTATCGAAAGATATAGATTATATCTCTATAGATACTGTTGAAAAACTCAGGAAAAAGGTGACCGCCTTACTTGAAGATAAGGTTCTGGTCATATCCCAGTATGACAGGTTGGAAGAAGGTGTTTTTCTTGATATAGAGTCACACCCACTGAAAGATTTTGATTACTTATTTGGTGTGCTTGTTGACGATAAATATATTCCCTATCTCTGTGAGTCAATAGAAGATGAATACAGAGTTTTTGGAGAACTCCTCGATTTTCTTGATAGAACAAGTGGTCCCATATATCATTATTGTCCATATGAACCTTCTCGATTTTCCTCTCTTGTGAACAGATGGAGTGATTTGGGGACTGTATATAGAAAGATAAAGACAAGATTTGTCGATGTCTATCAAATTTTAGTGAAACATATTGCTCTTCCTCTTTTCACATACTCACTGAAAAGTGTAGCACGCTTTTTGGGTTATCAATGGCGCACAAATCTCGATGGTCTAAGAGCTTCGAGATATTATCAATTATGGCTTTCTACACGTGATCAGGAATATCTCGATATTCTCCTTGAATATAACGAAGATGACACGCGTGCTACAAAGCTCGTGGTGGAAAAACTAAATTACTTTCGAAATCAAAAAGTAATTTACAGATAATCAAAAAGTAATTTTCTTGCTCCATAATTTGACTGACCAGTCAGTAAAAAGGAGGTAAAACTATGGCGGTTGTGGGAGGAGTTAAAGGATTGATTTATAGACAGGCTGGCAAGCTTGTTTCAATGGTCTTAAAAAACACCGATGAAGAAGGATTGTACAAGTTATTTTCAACACTCAGCGCATTTACCAAGGAACCATCTAAGAGTGGTCTGAAAAAACTTGCAATCATGGCTAAGGAAAAACATCCGATGATTACCAGCTGGGTTAACGTATTCAGAAGATCAAGTCCAAAATGTGTTGAGAAGATCATAAACAATTTGATCATCAATGAATTCGCAATAGGAGAACCAGTCAGACAGCAGAAAATGCATGACCACAGAGTTGTTTTGCCGAAACTTGGTGTTATAAGCCCCACTTATGCTTGCAATTTGAACTGTGTGGGGTGTTATGCGGGTCTTTACGGCAGAAAATACGAACTGACAAAAGAAGAGGTTAGCAAAGTTATACAGCAAGCCAATGAACTTGGAATCTATTTTTGGGTTATCACCGGCGGAGAACCTTTTTACTGGCCATATTTAATGGATATCCTGGAGGAATTCAACGATAATTACTTCCTGATCTACACCAATGGCACTCTTATCACGGAGGAGATCGCAGAGAAACTTTCGAAGCTTGGGAATGCTACACCGGCAATATCTGTGGAAGGTTTTGAGCTCGATACAGATTGGAGAAGAGGTAGAGGCGTCTTTAAGAGCATTATGGAAACCTGGGATAGGTTGAGAAGACATGGGGTACCTTTTGGAGCATCTATAACTGCA is a window of Pseudothermotoga elfii DSM 9442 = NBRC 107921 DNA encoding:
- a CDS encoding TM0106 family RecB-like putative nuclease, with the translated sequence MNGGEVMNENIWFDDIEQFLVCPRRYCIEKTSRNYERIPDEQKTRELMKLKFSIEKPVISADLFGNTLISSPDAIVPHGEMWKILMKKTAKRFKKKYLLEAAFHGYVFSSNGYIISQVIVESPYFRASIDWKEGIPHLFSVIENIVYSQMDDPPVPKPVSQCKTCRHVLECTKILVKEGSLLAIHGLNSKLKMKLIEQGVTDLPDILSKDIDYISIDTVEKLRKKVTALLEDKVLVISQYDRLEEGVFLDIESHPLKDFDYLFGVLVDDKYIPYLCESIEDEYRVFGELLDFLDRTSGPIYHYCPYEPSRFSSLVNRWSDLGTVYRKIKTRFVDVYQILVKHIALPLFTYSLKSVARFLGYQWRTNLDGLRASRYYQLWLSTRDQEYLDILLEYNEDDTRATKLVVEKLNYFRNQKVIYR
- a CDS encoding radical SAM protein, with translation MAVVGGVKGLIYRQAGKLVSMVLKNTDEEGLYKLFSTLSAFTKEPSKSGLKKLAIMAKEKHPMITSWVNVFRRSSPKCVEKIINNLIINEFAIGEPVRQQKMHDHRVVLPKLGVISPTYACNLNCVGCYAGLYGRKYELTKEEVSKVIQQANELGIYFWVITGGEPFYWPYLMDILEEFNDNYFLIYTNGTLITEEIAEKLSKLGNATPAISVEGFELDTDWRRGRGVFKSIMETWDRLRRHGVPFGASITATRMNHDTLMKDEFWKFLEEQQVVYAWVFQYMPVGINASMDLVPTPQQRYERFFKTDEVRLGGKFAFVADFWNHGFLTHGCLAAGSKYFHVNAKGYVEPCVFQQYAVDSIREKSVLEILKSPFFESYKRMVPYSNNLFRPCPIIDNPKVYRAMVKHFNAIPQHEGSERVVEELAEEIDKLADEWKVYADKLWYEQGYIDRYPVNRGIYNYETRMKRYANKEEALAVDKKMK